The genomic window TGACCGACGCCGTGCTCGGGACCAACGCGACCGTCGCGGCGCTCGACGGCGACGTCGACCTCGAGCTGAAGCCCGGCGTGCAGAGCGGCGAGGTGCTCACCGTGCGCGATCGCGGCATCACGCACCTGCGCGGCGGCGGGCGCGGCGACCTGAAGGTCGCCGTGCACGTGATCACCCCGACCAAGCTCAGCCACAAGGAGCGCGAGCTCGTCCAGCAGCTTGCGAAGGCGCGCAAGGCGCAGCCGCCGCAGCTCGGCCACTTCCAGCAGGGCCTCTTCGCGCGGCTGCGCGACCGGTTCCTCGGGTGAGCCGCGGGCGGATGTCGCGATGAGCAGCCTCTACCTCGACGAGACGCTCGACCTCGCCTCGGTCGCCGCCGGCGACACGGTCGCGGTCACGGGCGACGAGGCGCGCCATGCCGTCACCGTCGCGCGGGTGCGGGTCGGCGAGCGCGTGTCGGTCGGCGACGGGCGCGGCCGGATCGTGTCGGGCGCCGTGACGTCCGTCGAGGGCCGGCGCCTCGAGCTCGAGGTCGACGGCGTGCACGACGACCCGGTGCCCGCGCCCCGGCTCACGCTCGTGCAGGCGCTCGCGAAGGGCGACCGCGACGAGCTCGCGGTGCAGGCGGCGACCGAGCTCGGCGTGGACCGCATCGTGCCCTGGGCGGCCGGTCGATCCGTGTCGCGCTGGGAGGGACCGAAGGCCGAGAAGGGCCGTGCGCGCTGGGCGAGCATCGTCCGCGAGGCCGTCAAGCAGTCCATCCGGTCCCGGATTCCCGACGTCGAGGCGGTCGCCTCCACGAGGGAGCTGCCCGAGCGGCTCCGCGGCGAACGCGTGCTGCTGCTCGTCCCCGGCGCGGAGACGCCGCTGTCGGCCGTCCGACCCGACGGCCGCGACCTCGCGCTCGTCGTCGGGCCCGAGGGGGGCATGGATCCGACGGAGATCGAGCGGCTCCGGGAGGCCGGCGGCGAGCCCGTCCGGCTGGGCGACGGCGTGCTGCGCACCTCGACGGCGGGCCCCGCGGCGATCGCCGTGCTGTCGGTCGCGCTCGGGCGGTGGTGAGCCATCCGTGGCTACGATGGAGTGATGAGCGGAACGGCGGAACCCACGGTCTTCGAGCGCATCGCCGCGGGTGAGATCCCCGCGCGGATGGTCCTCGAGACCGAGCGGATCATCGCCTTCCACGACATCGCGCCGCAGGCGCCCGTGCACGTCATCGTGACGCCCCGCGACGGCCGCCACCGCGACGTGGTCGAGCTCGCCGCGGCCGATCCCGAACTGCTCGCCGAGCTGGTCGGCGCCGCCAAGCGCATCGCCGACGAGCTGACCGACGGCGAGTTCCGGCTCATCTTCAACACCGGTCCCGCCGCGGGCCAGACCGTGTTCCACGTGCACGCCCACCTCCTCGGCGGTGGCCTGAGGGAGGGATCGCTTGCCGGCTGACGACCCGGGCGAGACGCCGCCGCCCGCATCCGAGCTCCGCACCGACGAGGAGCGGCTGCGGATCGACGGCATCGCCATGGTGCGGCTCCTCGGCCCGCAGGACCGCCTGCTCACGAGCATCGAGCGCGAGTACCCAGGCGTCGACGTGCACGTGCGCGGCAACGAGATCGCCATCCGCGGGGAGGC from Agromyces aurantiacus includes these protein-coding regions:
- a CDS encoding HIT domain-containing protein translates to MSGTAEPTVFERIAAGEIPARMVLETERIIAFHDIAPQAPVHVIVTPRDGRHRDVVELAAADPELLAELVGAAKRIADELTDGEFRLIFNTGPAAGQTVFHVHAHLLGGGLREGSLAG
- a CDS encoding 16S rRNA (uracil(1498)-N(3))-methyltransferase, producing MSSLYLDETLDLASVAAGDTVAVTGDEARHAVTVARVRVGERVSVGDGRGRIVSGAVTSVEGRRLELEVDGVHDDPVPAPRLTLVQALAKGDRDELAVQAATELGVDRIVPWAAGRSVSRWEGPKAEKGRARWASIVREAVKQSIRSRIPDVEAVASTRELPERLRGERVLLLVPGAETPLSAVRPDGRDLALVVGPEGGMDPTEIERLREAGGEPVRLGDGVLRTSTAGPAAIAVLSVALGRW